GCAGTCAAACAATTTAAGGAATTTTTTGGACAAATGGCCGGGTAAAAAATATCTGGGTATCTATCGATTCCTACCCATCTTCTTTGCATTAGGCGCTGCTCTGGAGTTTTCTATGATACATTGGAAAGTGGGATCAACAAATTTCTGTATGTCctaattattaaataattgtCCTGTAagttatgtttaaaaaattttttactttacctCAGATTCTACATTCAAGAAGCACCAAGCAGAAAATTTAGCAAAGAAAGCTTTAGGTCTTGAGTGAAGAACAAAATGCCAGCAGGAGTAAGTTTGCCTACATACCTCAAATTCTTTGCTGCTTCTATGCTTGCCATGATGGCAGGATCCCAAACTATCCATGTAATATATCATCCATTGGAAGGAATGGATATTTTAGTAcaacaagaaattgaaagacTGAAGAAAGCACCATTGCAGACCGAAACAAGTAGTAGTACTTAAATAACTGTGTATTTCAACATCATTTGTTAaagaaaatacataaaaaactGTAGGAATGTTTTGTATTCTGCAAGTGGTCAGAATAGCTATTCATATTGTAGATACACAGCAGATAACCCTGACCAAACCACATTTCCCAAACTtgtaccaatttttttttttttttttttttttttttttttttttttaagaacagaAGGAGAACAAGGCACAAAGTAAAACATGtatcttaaaaacaaaacaaaaaaattatgcttGTAAATTGTAGTTCACATAATAATTTGTGGTTCAGGGACAGAGTCAGATATGGCTTTATGGGGAAGAACTTTGCCTCCATTGATGTAAATCTCATCTTTGACGATGACGTCTTCGCCTAGAACGGTGACATTTTCGAGTCGGACCTGGTAGGAATTCAAAGGTAAATAGTAATAACCAACGAACtggtaaataaaatttaaaaaatagacaaGACCAATGACGTTAATTAAACATACCCATCGTCCGACAACACATTTCCATCCAACTATGCAAGAGTCTAGCCACGAATGTGATTTGATTGTTGCATCTCGTAGGATAGTACACCGCTTGACGCAAACACCATCTTCGATTACTACTCCCGGCCCAATAGTTACGTTCGGGCCTATTCGGCAGTTCGCACCAATAACTGCTGTCGGGTCTACTAATGAGTTGCCCACAGCCCCGGGACCCGTGTACAGCATAGAAGGGTTTTTTTCACGCACAGATTTCAAGTAAAGAGATGTGCCTGTAATAAAATCCTTAGGCTGTCCAACATCCATCCAAAACCCTTGTAACTCGTATGCAAACAATTCGGCTTCATTTGCCATACAGGGAAATACTTCCTTTTCAATACTCATGGGTCGTAACTAAAGtaactaaaaattttgttatcacttttttttttaaagcacaATGTTATTACCTCAATGCGCTTCATGATAGAAGGATTAAAGATATACATTCCTGCGTTGATTTTATTGGAGACGAATTCTGTTGGTTTTTCTACAAACTTTTCGATTCGGCCTTGATCACTGTAGACAACCACACCATATTTGGAAGGTTCCTCCACCTTCGTTACCTAAGATAGATAAATTTAGtgatttattacatttttttttgtcgtcagATAAACGCTTAAGGTGGAAGAAACAGTTGCAATCCTTCATCACACTCACCACTATGGTGCCCTCTTTGCCGTGAGCCTTATGAAAATCTACCATTTCCTTGAATGGGAAATCACATATGACGTCCGAATTGAGAACGAAGAAAGGTTCATCGCCACAGGCTAGAATATCCTTGGCTAGCGCCAAAGGACCGGCAGTACCAAGAGGTTCCGTTTCATGCGAAAATATAAGCGTAATTCCCAACTAAATGGCGCGAAAAACAAGGAGTTAAAATTAAACGGGCAAATTTACTGCTCATACGTTTAAGAATGAGACCTTGTCCGTTTCGGCCCTTAGTTCACTCTCCATTTGCTCAGCTCTATATGAGACAGCCAAAACAACTTGAGTGACTCCAGCTTCAAGCAATGCTTCAATCTGATGCATAAGCATTGGTTTATTGGCAAACTCAACTAAAGGTTTGGGTCTACTGAGTGTGAGAGGGCGAAGGCGTGTTCCATACCCTCCAACCAGAATAAGAGCCTTCATTGTGCCGAGCTTTACATCTGTAAAATATGGAGTACATGTAATTTCAACAATCAAGCTAAATCAAGTTGCGCGCGAAGTTTAATATAGTTTTGTGGCAATAGCCACCAAACTATATTAAATAAATTACCTTTTCCTCCCATGCTGGTGTAGATATTGCTATAAATGCTGAAAAGCACACAAGGAAAAAGCTGATCTAGTTGCGAGAAACATAATACAGGGTACTATATACATGATAGCTACACAGAACTAGAAACGTGTAAACTATTTCAGATAATGCACTACCAAGACATTTCATTGCCATTATAACAAACTAACACAACTTAGGAAACCCAGTCAAACACATAAACTGATGTGCTACGCGGTTCACAGAGCAAGACATGTGAAAGAGAGGTCAAATGAAGCGACTCTTGTCAGGCTTGAGAAATAACGATCCTCTCACCCGAGGTAAGTAAAGCATGAAATTTCAAACATATATTCGGTATATGACAATATATATACGTTCGGAACTTATTTGGAACGGAGAAACATTTTACTTACGTACAGAAGATGAAGTGATCTTTTCCAACTGGTTCGTGAAGGAAAACAGTCTGTTTTGCCACGTATTCGATTGATAGTTTGATACGCCTTTCCTCACGTAAGCTTTTTTGACACTTCGAAGTTTACACGTAAACTGTTTCTGTAGCCACAGGGTTGCAGACGACACACCACCATCATATATCGATTGCGGATGGAGCGATATGTTAACGTAAAAGTAGCAAATATTTAAGCAGCGATTCGATcggtttcattttgaaaaatattttttactcGTCTGGCTAGTTAAACTGCGGTTGTCCACTGTGCATTTCAacttttttgttcattttaaaaaatttacacttTCAGTTTGCATGCAGATAGCTGCCATGGGAGCCCATAAATCGAGGGAAAATAATATTGCCAGGCCCTTTGATTTATCAAGCGGGAAGCAACATCAGTCtagaaatattttatttttgactcTCTAGTGGGAGCAATGACGTTTCGAtctatttctttatttctcaTGTTGTTTGTAAACAACTTCAATGAGAAATAACGGCACGTTTTCTATATTATAGCAAAT
The window above is part of the Daphnia carinata strain CSIRO-1 chromosome 7, CSIRO_AGI_Dcar_HiC_V3, whole genome shotgun sequence genome. Proteins encoded here:
- the LOC130703758 gene encoding mannose-1-phosphate guanyltransferase beta-like isoform X1, yielding MGGKDVKLGTMKALILVGGYGTRLRPLTLSRPKPLVEFANKPMLMHQIEALLEAGVTQVVLAVSYRAEQMESELRAETDKLGITLIFSHETEPLGTAGPLALAKDILACGDEPFFVLNSDVICDFPFKEMVDFHKAHGKEGTIVVTKVEEPSKYGVVVYSDQGRIEKFVEKPTEFVSNKINAGMYIFNPSIMKRIELRPMSIEKEVFPCMANEAELFAYELQGFWMDVGQPKDFITGTSLYLKSVREKNPSMLYTGPGAVGNSLVDPTAVIGANCRIGPNVTIGPGVVIEDGVCVKRCTILRDATIKSHSWLDSCIVGWKCVVGRWVRLENVTVLGEDVIVKDEIYINGGKVLPHKAISDSVPEPQIIM
- the LOC130703758 gene encoding mannose-1-phosphate guanyltransferase beta-like isoform X2, encoding MKALILVGGYGTRLRPLTLSRPKPLVEFANKPMLMHQIEALLEAGVTQVVLAVSYRAEQMESELRAETDKLGITLIFSHETEPLGTAGPLALAKDILACGDEPFFVLNSDVICDFPFKEMVDFHKAHGKEGTIVVTKVEEPSKYGVVVYSDQGRIEKFVEKPTEFVSNKINAGMYIFNPSIMKRIELRPMSIEKEVFPCMANEAELFAYELQGFWMDVGQPKDFITGTSLYLKSVREKNPSMLYTGPGAVGNSLVDPTAVIGANCRIGPNVTIGPGVVIEDGVCVKRCTILRDATIKSHSWLDSCIVGWKCVVGRWVRLENVTVLGEDVIVKDEIYINGGKVLPHKAISDSVPEPQIIM